A window of Phenylobacterium sp. NIBR 498073 genomic DNA:
GTGGCGGCGTAAAGCCTCCAGCCCATTGCAAGTTCGGGACGCCCGGCCGAAAGGTCGGGCGTTTTCGATTCCGAGGCCCCCATGCCGACCGCTCCGATCACCTTCATGGACCTGCTGTCGCGCCCGCGCGCGAGCGCCGACCTGCGCGTCGCCTATGGCGATGATCCGCTGCAGTTCGGCGAGCTGTGGCTGCCGCCGGGCCCAGGCCCGCACCGGACGGTGGTGATGATCCACGGCGGTTGCTGGCGGGCCGACCTGCCCGGGCTGGAGCTGATGGACTATGCCTGCGCCGACCTGCGCGCCCACGGCCTGGCGGTCTGGAACATCGAGTACCGCCGCATCGGCCACGACGGCGGCGGCTTTCCGGGCACCTTCCTCGACGTCGGCGCGGCGATCGATCACCTGCGCGAGCTGGCGCCGGCCCATGATCTGGACCTCTCCCACGTGGTCCTCAGCGGCCACTCGGCCGGCGGGCATCTGGCGGTCTGGGCGCTGGGCCGCTCGCAGCTGAACCCGGCCAGCCCGCTCCATGTCGAAGCCCCCCTGCCTGCGCGCGGCGCCGCGCCCCTGGCCGGGATCATCGACTTGGCCGCCTACCACGACCACGGGCCCGACGAGTGCGGCGGGCCGGGCGTGATCGACGCCTTGGTGGGCTTGGCGAACCGGGACGCCGCAGACGTCTACGGCGACACCTCCCCGCCCCGCCTGCTGCCGCTGGGCGCCCCCCAGACGGTGATCTCCGGAAGCCTCGACCACATCGTCCCCAGCGCCTTCGGCGCGGCCTACGCCGCCGCCGCCGGGGCCGCGGGCGACACCGTCCAGGCGATCGACTTCCCTGACGCGGGACACTTCGAGCTCATCGATCCGACATCCGCGGCCTGGCCGCGCATCCGTAGCGAGCTGATCGCGCTGCTCGGCTAGACCCGGGCGAAGATCGGGCCCCAAAGGACCTCGTAGCGCGTCTGGCTCACCCGTCGGCGCGGCCGCAGCTGGTAGATCCCAGGCGGCAGCGGCCCGCCGTCCTGCCCGTCGATCCGCGCCCAGGCGCTGTGGTTCAAGGGATCGGCGAGCGCAAAGCCGGCGAGCGCCGGCGAGGCCTCGCGCACGGCGCTGGCGAGCTCCCCCTCCTGCGCCAGCCTGAACGGCAGCGGCGCGCCCAGCGCCCCGTCCGGCCGGGCATAGAGCCCCACCGCATAGGTCTTCTGCCCGCGGACGACCACGCCGAACCCGGCCTGGGCGTAGCGCGGACGCAGCAGGTTCGACCAGTGCGAGGAACTCCGTCGCCAAATGCCCATCAGCTCGCCGGCGTCGGCGACTTGCTCGGCGCGCCGATAGGCGATGTTCTCGCTGGCCGAGCCGATCATCCGCCGCGCCAGCAGCCCGACCCGGTGGCTCGGGTCGAACCCCTCGGGCGACAGATGCTCGACATAGCCGCGGGAGGCGAGGTCGGCGGCGTGGCTGCGGGCGACGCGGGCCAGCTCGCTGTTCCAAGTCAGGACGGGTGCGCCGACGGCCGAACGGGCCGCGTTGGTCAGGGACAGCAGCTCACGCTCGCTGGCGTCCTGGAACGCGCCGCCGCCGGCGTCGGCGACGCGCGCCCGCAGCCGCGCCTCATAGGCCAGCCAGACCTCCTCGGCGGCGGACGGGATCGCGCGGGCGGCGACCGGCGTCGCCAGCAGCCCGCCCAGGCCGGCGAGCAGCAACCTCCGCGACGGTGCGGCGGAGACGACACGGGATGGGGCGCGGTGCTGCATCCAGGTTCCCGTCGGGCCCGCTCGGGGTCCCTTGCTACGCTACATCGATACTCAGGCCAGGGCCGCGAACGCCCGCACCACCGGCAAGAGCTGGTCCTGGTCGACCGGCTTTCGGATCAGCGGAGTGTCCGGATACCCGTCGCTCGGCAGGATTCCATAGCCCGTTGCGAAGACGAACGGCACCCCTCGCGCGCGCAGGGCCTCGGCCAGGGGAAACACCGTCTCGCCGCCGCCGAGATTCACGTCCAGCACCGCCCCGTCGGGCGCCTCGTCCTGCCGCGACAGCCAGGCCAGGGCGGGCGCCAGCGCGCCGAACACCGCCACCTCGCAGCCGAGGTCGGTCAGCAGGTCCTCCATCATCATCGAGACCAGAGGCTCGTCCTCGACCAGCACCACGCGCGGGCTCATGCCAGAGCCACCCGCGGCGAGAGCGGCGCGCGTAGGCGGAACTGCACGCCTTCCGGATCGAACAGGATCTGCGCCTCGCCGCCCAGTTCCTGGGCCATGCCCTGCTCGATTAGCCGCGAGCCGAAGCCCCGCGCGGCCGGCGCGTCGACCTTCGGCCCGCCTCGCTCGATCCAACGGAACTCCAGCGCCCCCGGCGCCTCGCGCCGGTCCACCTCCCAGTTCACGTCCAGCCGGCCGCCCTCGACGCTGAGCGCGCCGTACTTGGTGGCGTTCACCGCCAGCTCGTGGACGGTCATATGCATCGCGACCGCGGTTTCGGGGGCCAGCCCCACCTGCGGCCCCGACACCGCCAGCCGCAGGCCGCCGACACCGCAGAACGGCGTCAGCGCCTGGCCCACCACGTCGGCCAGGCCCGCCGGTCCCCAGTCGCCGCGGGTCAACAGCTCGTGCGCCCGCGACAGCGCCCCGAGCCTGCCGTTGAAGGCCTCGACGAAGTGCGCCGGGGAGGCCGAGCGCCGCAGGGTCTGGTCGGCGATGGACCGCACCGCGGCCAGGGTGTTCTTGCAGCGATGGTCCAGCTCGCGGGCCAGCAGATCGCGCCGCGCGAGGGTCTCGTGCAGCGAGGCGTAGGCCTGGACATTGGCCAGCGCCGTGGCCGTGGCGCGGGCGATCACCTGCAGCAGCGTCACCTCCTCGGCGGTCGGCTCGCGCTGCCGGCTCCAATAGGCGCCGATGGCGGCGATGGCCTCGGTAGGACGCACCGGCGTCATCACCAGGCTGCGCACGAAGGTCGGGCGATAGGCGTCGTGCGGGATCCGCGGATCGGCATAGATGTCGGGGATCACCACCGTGCGGCCGTTCAGCATCGCCCAGCCGGAAATGCAGGCGCTCATCGGAAAGCGCAGGCCCTTCCAGAGCGGGGCGATCGCGTCCTCGTCGAGATAGATGCAGTCCTCGCCCTCGCGCAGCACGAAGGTGACGCCGTCGGCCCCCGACAGCAGGCGCGCGCGGGTCCGGACGATCTCTGCGATCTGCTCGATGCTGCGCGCGCCGGACAGCGCCTCGATCACCTCGACGAGAGCGAAGACCGGGTCCTTCGGATCGCCCTCCGACATCCCCCTCTGAGCGTCCGCCTCCAACATGGCGTGCTCTCCCGACGCATAACGACTAGCCTTGGATTGAAATCCTGCCCCATCGGCGCGGCAAGTCAATCTCGGGTTGATATTGCTCTAAATTCGCCGCGTCAGTCGGCGTCGGCATGAGCCGGCGCGGCGACGGGCGTCGCGTGGTTGGGGCCGCGGTCCAGCTCCCGGGCCAGGGTCTCGCGGTCGAGATCGCCCTCCCAGCGGGCGATGACCAGGGTGGCCACGCCGTTGCCGACCAGGTTGGTCAGCGCCCGGCACTCGCTCATGAAGCGGTCGACCCCGACCAGGATGGCCAGCGAGGCGATCGGGATCTGCGGCGCCACCGCCAGGGTGGCGGCGAGCGTGATGAAGCCTGCGCCGGTCACGCCGCTGGCCCCCTTCGAGGTCAGCATAGCCACCCCCAACAAGGTCAGTTCCTGGGTCAGGGTCAGGTCGATGTTGGTCGCCTGCGCCAGGAACAGGGTGGCCAGGGTCATGTAGATGTTGGTGCCGTCGAGGTTGAACGAATAGCCGGTCGGGATGACTAGGCCGGTCGTGGTCTTGCCCGCGCCCAGCCGCTGCAGCTTGTCCATCATCTGCGGCAGCACCGATTCCGACGACGAGGTGCCCAGCACGATCAGCAGCTCCTCGCGGATGTAGCGGAGGAACTTGAAGATCGAGAAGCCGGCCGCCAGCGCGATCAGGCCCAGCACCACCAGCACGAACAGCAGCGAGGTGGCGTAGAAGGTCGCCACCAGCGCGCCGAGCTTGAGCAGCGCGGCCAGCCCGTACTTGCCGATGGTGAAGCCCATGGCCCCGAAGGCGCCGATCGGGGCCAGCTTCACGATCACCTGGATGATCGAGAAGAACACCTTGGATATGTCCTCCAGCACGCCGGCGACCTTGTCGCCGAACGCCCCCAGCCGCGAACAGGCGAAGCCGGTGATGATCGCGATGACCAGCACCTGCAGCAGCGCGCCCTCGGCGAAGGCGCCGAAGAAGGCGTCGGGGATCAGGCTGAGGATGTAGTCGGGCAGGCTGTCGCCGTGCTCGGCCTTCTCGACATAACCGGCGGCGATGCTGGGATCGAGGGTGGCCGGGTCGATGTTGAAGCCCTGCCCCGGCTTGACCAGGTTGCCGACGATCAGGCCGATCGCCAGCGCCAGGGTCGAGACGACCTCGAAATAGATCAGGGTCTTGGCGCCCAGCCGCCCGAACGCCTTGATGTCGCTCATCCGGGCGATGCCGGCGACGATGGTGCAGAAGATCACCGGCGCGACGGCCATCTTGATCAGTTTGATGAAGCCGTCGCCGAGGGGTTTCAGCGAGACGCCGAACTCAGGCCAGATCGCGCCGACCGCGATGCCGAGCGCGATCGCGACCAGAACCTGCACATAGAGCAGGCGAAACACTTTCAAGAACCCCATAAACCCCTCTATCGCAGCCATTCCCACCGGAACAGCCTTGCGCTATCACCCCACCGGTCGGCCCGGTAGCTCAGCAGGATAGAGCAGCGCTTTCCTAAAGCGAAGGTCGGGGGTTCGAGTCCCTCCCGGGCCGCCAGCGCAACTGTCGTTGCAACTTAAGACGTACCCATTTCCAACTTAAGGCCGTCCGATATATCTAGACGGGCCATGTGCGTGGCCAGGAGCGGACGCCCGGCGATGTCGGACATGGGTGGGTTGCGGACGTTGCTCTCCCGCTCAAGTTCGGCAGTATTTCTCGATGCGCTCACTTTGGACCCGCCAACTGAATGTCGTGACGGTCGCGGTCTTTGCCGCTTTGCTCGTTGGATGTGGTTCGCGAAGCGCATCTGGGAACGCCGAGCCCCTTCGGCTTACGGAAGATGCGCGCGCAATTGAAGCGTGCGAACTGTCGGTGCGGGTCGCTAGCGTTGGCGATGCCCACTCTAGGCTCGCCCGCGCCCTTTCGGGACGAAATGTGATCGTTTGCCCATTCAGGTCCGAACCTCAGACCAAGGTGTTTGCGGTGGGAGAGGCTGCGTTGTGCCAGAGCATGGAAGTCGGGGGACTGTCAGTGGCGGGCTCGCGACCGACCTCGTTCTCAGAGGTTGAACGCGGCGTGGAGTGCTCGGCTGCCACACGCACCGACCTGAGCGGCTCTCAGCCCGGACGCAGCGAAGTGTTCGTTTGGCAACTTCCCGATCCCCCACGAGTCGCTCGCGGCGACGTCCGCCCCGGCGATCTGATGTTTGAGGACTCTAAGGTGACACAACTGCTCGCGGACAGCGGCCTGCCCTTTCTCTATCGCGACCGGATCGGCGACATCATTTGCTTCGAGGTTCGAGAAGGCGAGCCCGATCCTCTGACTATGCTGCGGAGCGTGGGATATGTTCCTCCGAGCAATCTACGACAGATCGCACTGCAAGGGACCGACTGCCACGAAGCGGTCAAACGCCAGTTCAATAGGGACCTGCCAGTGATTGTCTCCAACAACGTCCGCTAAGGGTCGAAAGCCGAAATATCCTCCTTGCCGCAAAGCGGACCTAGAAAGTCGGCCTTAAGTTGCCACTCGCGAAATTGGGCCAGCGTTAGGTTGGCGATGCCGAGTTGTGGAAAAGCGCGACGCCCGCGTTTCCAGCGGGTTAGCCCGCCCTCGTTAAGTTGTACCGACAGTGATCGCGCCCAGGTGAGCGTCTAGCCCGCGGACGCCGACCGACATCCGCTCACCAAAGCCTCAGCGTCGCGCAGACGCCGTCATGGCACGGCTATGGACAGGCTTAAGTTGGGCACGCGCCAATTGAGACAGCCTTAGCTTGGATCGCCAAGTTTGGGGGAAACTCCACCACGTAGCGGTATCAACGTCTTGGCCGGACAGCATTGGGTAGGGCCGATATTTTTCTATGTATCTCAATTATTTAATTGAATTCTAGGCCCATCCTCATGTCGTCGCGGACGCGCCCAGGGCGATCACATCGCGCTATCAGTCGCCCAGGCTGCGGACTTCCAGGCCCTGTCGGGCAAGGTGGCTATGCTCGGCGCCGATACGGTGATCACTCTGGGCGGTCTGACGATCGTCATGGCCGGCGTGCCGATGAGCAGCCTCGTCGCCCGCGACTTTATCTTTTCCTGACCTCGGGCGTCGCCATGCGGCGCATTTAGCGCGGCGCTGGCGACAGCGGGCGGCCGGGATCGCAGCACGATCCCGGCCTGCCGACGTCAGGCGCCGGCCAGCTGCGCCTTACGCTCGCGGCGGCGGC
This region includes:
- a CDS encoding response regulator — its product is MSPRVVLVEDEPLVSMMMEDLLTDLGCEVAVFGALAPALAWLSRQDEAPDGAVLDVNLGGGETVFPLAEALRARGVPFVFATGYGILPSDGYPDTPLIRKPVDQDQLLPVVRAFAALA
- the dctA gene encoding C4-dicarboxylate transporter DctA; this translates as MGFLKVFRLLYVQVLVAIALGIAVGAIWPEFGVSLKPLGDGFIKLIKMAVAPVIFCTIVAGIARMSDIKAFGRLGAKTLIYFEVVSTLALAIGLIVGNLVKPGQGFNIDPATLDPSIAAGYVEKAEHGDSLPDYILSLIPDAFFGAFAEGALLQVLVIAIITGFACSRLGAFGDKVAGVLEDISKVFFSIIQVIVKLAPIGAFGAMGFTIGKYGLAALLKLGALVATFYATSLLFVLVVLGLIALAAGFSIFKFLRYIREELLIVLGTSSSESVLPQMMDKLQRLGAGKTTTGLVIPTGYSFNLDGTNIYMTLATLFLAQATNIDLTLTQELTLLGVAMLTSKGASGVTGAGFITLAATLAVAPQIPIASLAILVGVDRFMSECRALTNLVGNGVATLVIARWEGDLDRETLARELDRGPNHATPVAAPAHADAD
- a CDS encoding HWE histidine kinase domain-containing protein, yielding MLEADAQRGMSEGDPKDPVFALVEVIEALSGARSIEQIAEIVRTRARLLSGADGVTFVLREGEDCIYLDEDAIAPLWKGLRFPMSACISGWAMLNGRTVVIPDIYADPRIPHDAYRPTFVRSLVMTPVRPTEAIAAIGAYWSRQREPTAEEVTLLQVIARATATALANVQAYASLHETLARRDLLARELDHRCKNTLAAVRSIADQTLRRSASPAHFVEAFNGRLGALSRAHELLTRGDWGPAGLADVVGQALTPFCGVGGLRLAVSGPQVGLAPETAVAMHMTVHELAVNATKYGALSVEGGRLDVNWEVDRREAPGALEFRWIERGGPKVDAPAARGFGSRLIEQGMAQELGGEAQILFDPEGVQFRLRAPLSPRVALA
- a CDS encoding CAP domain-containing protein, producing MQHRAPSRVVSAAPSRRLLLAGLGGLLATPVAARAIPSAAEEVWLAYEARLRARVADAGGGAFQDASERELLSLTNAARSAVGAPVLTWNSELARVARSHAADLASRGYVEHLSPEGFDPSHRVGLLARRMIGSASENIAYRRAEQVADAGELMGIWRRSSSHWSNLLRPRYAQAGFGVVVRGQKTYAVGLYARPDGALGAPLPFRLAQEGELASAVREASPALAGFALADPLNHSAWARIDGQDGGPLPPGIYQLRPRRRVSQTRYEVLWGPIFARV
- a CDS encoding alpha/beta hydrolase encodes the protein MPTAPITFMDLLSRPRASADLRVAYGDDPLQFGELWLPPGPGPHRTVVMIHGGCWRADLPGLELMDYACADLRAHGLAVWNIEYRRIGHDGGGFPGTFLDVGAAIDHLRELAPAHDLDLSHVVLSGHSAGGHLAVWALGRSQLNPASPLHVEAPLPARGAAPLAGIIDLAAYHDHGPDECGGPGVIDALVGLANRDAADVYGDTSPPRLLPLGAPQTVISGSLDHIVPSAFGAAYAAAAGAAGDTVQAIDFPDAGHFELIDPTSAAWPRIRSELIALLG